Proteins co-encoded in one Cupriavidus nantongensis genomic window:
- a CDS encoding YbeD family protein → MTTDNQGSGNKPGAIPPEQSLIEYPSHFPIKVMGAMQDGFAEAIVTLVQEFDPDFHAGKMEMRPSSKGNYLGLTVTVWVTSREQLDDLYRALTSHPMVKVVL, encoded by the coding sequence ATGACGACCGACAACCAAGGCAGCGGCAACAAGCCCGGCGCGATCCCGCCGGAACAGTCGCTGATCGAATACCCGAGCCATTTCCCGATCAAGGTGATGGGCGCGATGCAGGACGGCTTTGCCGAGGCCATCGTCACGCTGGTGCAGGAGTTCGATCCCGACTTCCACGCCGGCAAGATGGAAATGCGCCCGTCGAGCAAGGGCAACTACCTGGGCCTGACCGTGACGGTATGGGTCACCAGCCGCGAGCAGCTCGACGACCTGTACCGGGCGCTGACTTCGCATCCGATGGTGAAGGTGGTGCTGTAA
- a CDS encoding class I SAM-dependent rRNA methyltransferase translates to MNTITLKPGKEKSLLRRHPWIYATGIATTEGRCEPGATVIVRAADGRFLAKAAYSPESQIRARVWTFDENEPVDHALFKRRVAAAIAYRRQWVQDSDAVRLIFGESDRLPGLIVDYYGNGATGQLVCQFNSAGVEHWKTAIVQALVKETGCPNVYERSDAAVRQREGLELVTGVLAGAEPDPALSVTEHGVRYYVDVRNGHKTGFYVDQRDNRKLVGDLAEGREVLNCFCYTGGFSLAALRGGAKAVTSIDSSGEALKIAAGNVTLNGFDPERAAWLDADVFKTLREFRAEGRQFDLIVLDPPKFAPSAQHIDRAARAYKEINLVGTQLLRPGGLLFTYSCSGAISMELFQKIVAGAVTDARADARILRRLSAGTDHPMLAAFPEGEYLKGLLLEKVA, encoded by the coding sequence ATGAACACCATCACCCTGAAACCCGGCAAGGAAAAATCCCTGCTGCGCCGCCACCCGTGGATCTATGCCACCGGCATTGCCACCACCGAAGGCCGCTGCGAGCCGGGCGCCACCGTGATCGTGCGCGCCGCCGACGGCCGTTTCCTGGCCAAGGCTGCCTACAGCCCCGAATCGCAGATCCGCGCGCGCGTGTGGACCTTCGACGAGAACGAGCCGGTCGACCACGCCCTGTTCAAGCGCCGCGTGGCCGCGGCCATTGCCTACCGGCGCCAGTGGGTGCAAGACAGCGACGCGGTGCGGCTGATCTTCGGCGAATCGGACCGGCTGCCGGGCCTGATCGTCGATTACTACGGCAACGGTGCCACGGGCCAGCTGGTGTGCCAGTTCAATTCCGCCGGGGTCGAGCACTGGAAGACCGCGATCGTCCAGGCGCTGGTCAAGGAGACCGGCTGCCCCAACGTCTATGAGCGCTCCGACGCCGCGGTGCGCCAGCGCGAGGGGCTGGAGCTGGTGACCGGCGTGCTCGCCGGCGCCGAGCCCGACCCGGCGCTGTCGGTGACCGAGCACGGCGTGCGCTATTACGTCGACGTGCGCAACGGGCACAAGACCGGCTTTTATGTCGACCAGCGCGACAACCGCAAGCTGGTCGGCGATCTCGCCGAAGGGCGCGAGGTGCTGAACTGCTTCTGCTATACCGGCGGCTTTTCGCTAGCCGCGCTGCGCGGCGGTGCCAAAGCGGTGACGTCGATCGATTCGTCCGGCGAGGCGCTGAAGATCGCCGCGGGCAACGTCACGCTGAACGGCTTCGATCCGGAGCGCGCGGCCTGGCTCGACGCCGACGTATTCAAGACGCTGCGCGAATTCCGCGCCGAGGGCCGCCAGTTCGACCTGATCGTGCTGGACCCGCCCAAGTTCGCGCCGTCGGCGCAGCATATCGACCGCGCCGCGCGCGCGTACAAGGAAATCAACCTCGTCGGCACGCAGCTGCTGCGGCCGGGCGGGCTGCTGTTCACGTACTCATGCTCGGGGGCGATCAGCATGGAACTGTTCCAGAAGATCGTGGCGGGGGCGGTGACCGATGCGCGGGCGGATGCGCGCATCCTTCGCAGGCTGTCGGCGGGCACGGATCATCCGATGCTGGCGGCGTTTCCGGAAGGGGAGTATTTGAAAGGGTTGCTGCTGGAGAAGGTGGCCTGA